Proteins encoded together in one Psychrobacter sanguinis window:
- a CDS encoding ATP-binding protein, with protein MLTNELIEHIIQIQSLQMRQYALDIEAHQPINLYTLIDEIKEDVCFEFQEKSVSWRWQVLNEANVKAPLARHDNGLYELMGDQQQLHSAFENIIRNAFTHTAPHSIVEVSLETFMHPETHLPYLRVKVMDAGSGVAEADLQRIFQPFVRLSTSRERLNQPNSTQANATQSPKKYNGYGLGLAIAHAIILAHQGELVAYNRQDGHSGLIIEATLPTHL; from the coding sequence ATGCTTACGAATGAGCTTATCGAACACATCATTCAAATTCAATCATTGCAAATGCGTCAATATGCGCTAGATATCGAAGCCCATCAACCCATTAATTTATATACTTTAATCGATGAAATTAAGGAAGATGTCTGCTTTGAGTTTCAGGAAAAATCTGTCTCTTGGCGATGGCAGGTACTCAATGAAGCAAATGTTAAAGCACCGTTAGCCAGACATGATAACGGCCTCTATGAACTTATGGGCGATCAACAACAGTTACACAGTGCTTTTGAAAATATCATTCGCAATGCTTTTACTCACACTGCACCCCATTCAATCGTCGAGGTAAGCTTAGAGACTTTTATGCACCCGGAGACGCACTTACCTTATTTAAGGGTCAAAGTTATGGATGCAGGCAGCGGTGTGGCCGAAGCGGATTTACAACGTATCTTTCAACCCTTTGTCAGACTGAGTACCTCTAGAGAGCGCTTGAATCAGCCAAACAGTACTCAAGCTAACGCTACTCAATCCCCCAAAAAATACAATGGCTATGGCTTAGGTTTGGCCATTGCCCATGCGATTATTTTGGCTCATCAAGGGGAACTGGTGGCTTACAACCGTCAAGACGGCCACTCTGGATTAATCATTGAAGCCACTTTACCGACTCATCTTTGA
- the tnpB gene encoding IS66 family insertion sequence element accessory protein TnpB (TnpB, as the term is used for proteins encoded by IS66 family insertion elements, is considered an accessory protein, since TnpC, encoded by a neighboring gene, is a DDE family transposase.): protein MIPITHIWLSTTPMDMRCGSGKLLAHILTEHQSIRPHCAYLFYNKAGTRLKVFIHDGLGVWLCSRQLDDNKFHGLTKPLTTTQTGISINREQFNALISGLPWRNMGKDKLTPIL, encoded by the coding sequence ATGATACCCATCACTCACATCTGGCTATCCACCACGCCCATGGACATGCGATGTGGTAGTGGCAAACTACTGGCCCACATCCTCACCGAACACCAAAGCATTCGCCCTCACTGTGCCTACCTATTTTACAACAAAGCAGGCACACGCCTAAAAGTATTCATTCATGATGGGCTTGGCGTATGGCTTTGTAGCCGTCAGCTTGATGACAATAAATTTCATGGCTTAACCAAGCCGCTCACCACCACTCAAACTGGCATCAGCATCAACCGTGAACAATTTAATGCCTTAATCAGTGGACTGCCTTGGCGTAACATGGGCAAAGATAAATTAACCCCCATCCTATAA
- a CDS encoding histidine kinase dimerization/phospho-acceptor domain-containing protein has protein sequence MKKTTPKKVSQHRFNQPLTLFWRLFLSMLAILLLTSALSVGIERWINAKELNNRMELQVARLLVARQHTVAALANDDLQTVKYLYHGNRWLLSQMRIVDEKGAVILPSFGRFHPDNKRINLYDSVPHPDAQNPSSRSSNLSLPSLSPPPEERDRSFLLPWSEQPWQQVSAEITNYPELKDTTVVSNSGISYTVQLQPKLSLRDLISLRKDHTLIRVSLILLFSILVCYWLSRALIGRIKRVQKAVHLMSEGRFTAGEELKDLGNDELGMLAKDVSKLSTRLANSELARKQMLSDISHELRSPLARLEVATELTRDFAPEAGHYLDRIEKESERMNERKHPTIPSFFLLKNAR, from the coding sequence ATGAAAAAAACAACGCCAAAAAAAGTTTCACAGCACCGGTTCAATCAGCCGCTCACCTTATTCTGGCGTCTGTTTTTAAGCATGCTCGCTATTTTACTATTAACTTCCGCTCTATCAGTAGGGATTGAACGTTGGATCAATGCTAAAGAGCTTAACAACAGAATGGAGCTACAGGTTGCTCGGCTGCTAGTCGCCCGTCAGCATACTGTTGCAGCGTTGGCCAACGATGACCTACAGACCGTTAAATACCTGTATCATGGAAACAGATGGCTACTGTCACAAATGCGTATTGTGGATGAAAAAGGTGCTGTGATTCTACCTAGCTTTGGTCGTTTTCATCCTGATAATAAAAGAATTAATCTCTATGATTCAGTGCCTCATCCTGATGCTCAAAACCCATCGTCTCGTTCCTCTAACTTAAGCTTACCCTCACTATCTCCTCCGCCTGAAGAGCGCGATCGAAGCTTCCTGTTGCCTTGGTCGGAGCAGCCTTGGCAACAAGTTAGTGCGGAAATTACCAATTATCCGGAGTTAAAAGACACCACTGTAGTTTCCAACAGCGGTATAAGCTATACCGTCCAACTTCAGCCGAAGCTTTCTTTACGGGATCTAATCTCACTGCGCAAAGACCACACTCTAATCAGAGTATCACTTATCTTGTTGTTTAGCATTTTGGTCTGTTACTGGTTAAGCCGTGCTTTAATTGGCCGCATTAAGCGGGTTCAAAAAGCGGTTCATTTAATGAGTGAAGGACGCTTTACTGCTGGAGAGGAGTTAAAAGATTTGGGTAACGATGAGCTAGGCATGTTGGCAAAAGACGTGTCCAAACTGTCTACCCGTTTAGCCAATAGTGAATTGGCCCGAAAACAAATGTTAAGTGACATCTCTCATGAACTACGTTCGCCCTTGGCCCGATTAGAGGTGGCCACCGAATTGACCCGAGACTTTGCACCCGAGGCAGGACACTATCTAGACCGTATTGAAAAAGAATCAGAGCGCATGAATGAGCGTAAGCATCCGACCATCCCATCTTTTTTTCTATTAAAAAATGCGAGATAG
- a CDS encoding transposase, which produces MTTQYPNKPKRRTYSAEFKALLVKEATDSGRSIASIALEHGINQNLLHNWKRQYQRTQTQADTLPGAISRPDNPTNPHFIPIHLAPEGAHLGSASVIKNIKLQTTSRASGTISLNIAQIDTQSLIDLLRGLQ; this is translated from the coding sequence ATGACAACACAATACCCTAATAAGCCCAAACGCAGAACTTACAGCGCTGAGTTTAAAGCGCTTTTAGTAAAAGAAGCGACAGACTCAGGTCGATCAATTGCCAGTATCGCTCTAGAGCATGGCATTAACCAAAACCTTCTACATAACTGGAAACGCCAGTATCAGCGCACGCAGACTCAAGCTGACACATTACCTGGCGCTATAAGCAGACCAGATAATCCAACAAACCCGCACTTTATTCCAATTCATCTTGCGCCTGAAGGTGCGCATCTAGGCTCAGCCTCCGTCATAAAGAACATCAAACTGCAAACCACATCTCGAGCATCTGGGACGATAAGCCTCAACATTGCCCAAATAGACACTCAAAGCTTGATTGACCTACTACGAGGACTGCAATGA
- a CDS encoding CsbD family protein: MNKDTFKGEWNQLKGDIKQQWAELTDDDLTHAEGSFDKLVGKIQERYGHTKEKVEEQVREWRVKHDV, translated from the coding sequence ATGAATAAAGATACATTTAAAGGCGAATGGAACCAGCTTAAAGGTGATATTAAACAGCAGTGGGCGGAACTAACTGACGACGATTTAACCCATGCTGAAGGTAGCTTTGATAAGCTAGTTGGTAAAATCCAAGAACGCTATGGCCATACCAAAGAGAAAGTTGAAGAGCAAGTTCGTGAATGGCGTGTTAAACACGATGTTTAG
- the tnpC gene encoding IS66 family transposase — protein MTVANLSDLSKDPTYAELLLKIHLLEQRNEHLQQQIDQTNTSHDQLQQLFNQVVEENHKLYEQVLELIEKQKRLIHRLYGQKSEGITARQTHLNYEAAQEDLAQLEQIRDDYLSGLSKDELAKLPAIELTQAETLIDEGELEAGKESTDELPASATDQPKKTKRAKYTVIPDNLEVKTQVHEPLTTVCDCGCQMKRIGEDKQDKLGIIPKQFYIERHIYPKWVCRECDIIHQAATPKQIINKSIATPELLAHILISKYADHHPLYRQNIIYQRSGVNIPDATMADWVGRCGVALEPLVSRLHELLLSEPILHADETPVSIMKNHVKVGGKSLKKGYVWAYLTPQHSSLKAVVYDFAESRRNEHPKAFLDKWRGKLVCDDYSGYKFLFHQGVTEIGCLAHARRKFHELHITGQSIVSIEALTLFRQLYAVEREIDERFEKNTPPMPRDPQIVRQIRQEKAKPIADKLHQWLQEKRQLTTKNASISKAMDYCLKRWQALTQYLDDGRLPIDNNWAENQMRPWALGRKNWLFAGSLRSGQRAANIMSIIQSARLNGLDVSAYLTDVLRRLPIQEDLEELLPHRWVPPQ, from the coding sequence ATGACTGTTGCCAACTTATCCGACTTATCAAAAGACCCCACTTACGCCGAGCTTTTGTTGAAAATTCACCTGCTTGAACAGCGTAATGAGCACCTGCAGCAACAAATTGATCAAACAAACACAAGTCACGATCAACTACAGCAGCTTTTTAACCAAGTGGTTGAAGAAAACCACAAGCTGTATGAACAAGTGCTTGAACTCATCGAAAAACAAAAGCGGCTTATTCACCGGCTCTATGGACAAAAAAGTGAAGGCATCACTGCCAGACAAACCCACTTAAATTATGAGGCGGCGCAAGAGGACTTAGCGCAGCTTGAACAAATCCGAGATGACTACCTTAGTGGCTTAAGCAAAGATGAGCTTGCCAAGCTGCCTGCTATTGAACTTACTCAGGCAGAAACCCTCATCGATGAGGGTGAGCTTGAAGCCGGCAAAGAGAGCACAGATGAGCTGCCAGCTTCAGCTACTGATCAGCCTAAAAAAACAAAGCGTGCCAAATACACAGTGATTCCTGACAACCTTGAGGTGAAAACCCAGGTTCATGAACCACTTACCACCGTCTGTGACTGCGGCTGTCAAATGAAGCGAATTGGGGAGGATAAACAAGACAAACTTGGCATTATCCCTAAGCAGTTTTATATTGAGCGTCACATCTATCCTAAATGGGTATGCCGTGAGTGTGACATCATTCATCAAGCGGCTACCCCCAAGCAGATTATTAACAAAAGCATCGCCACCCCAGAGCTGCTTGCACACATCCTTATTAGCAAATATGCAGACCATCACCCGTTATATCGGCAGAATATTATCTATCAGCGAAGTGGGGTAAATATCCCCGATGCTACTATGGCAGACTGGGTAGGACGCTGCGGCGTTGCCCTTGAGCCTTTAGTCAGTCGCTTGCATGAACTATTACTGTCTGAGCCTATCTTACATGCCGATGAAACACCGGTATCTATCATGAAGAACCATGTAAAGGTAGGTGGTAAATCATTAAAAAAAGGCTATGTCTGGGCGTATCTTACGCCACAGCACAGCTCCTTAAAGGCGGTGGTCTATGACTTTGCTGAAAGTCGTCGTAATGAGCACCCTAAAGCCTTTTTAGATAAGTGGCGCGGTAAGCTGGTTTGCGATGATTACAGCGGGTATAAGTTCTTATTTCATCAAGGTGTAACTGAAATCGGTTGTCTGGCTCATGCACGGCGTAAGTTTCATGAACTGCATATCACTGGCCAAAGTATCGTGAGCATTGAGGCATTAACGTTATTTAGGCAGTTGTATGCTGTTGAACGTGAGATTGACGAGCGATTTGAAAAAAATACACCCCCAATGCCAAGAGATCCCCAAATAGTTCGGCAAATCAGGCAAGAAAAAGCCAAACCGATTGCCGATAAGCTGCACCAATGGTTACAAGAAAAAAGGCAGTTAACCACTAAAAATGCCAGTATTAGTAAGGCGATGGATTATTGCCTGAAACGTTGGCAGGCGCTGACTCAGTATCTAGATGATGGCAGGCTGCCGATTGATAATAATTGGGCGGAGAATCAGATGCGTCCGTGGGCACTTGGGCGTAAAAACTGGTTGTTTGCCGGTTCGCTGCGAAGTGGGCAGCGGGCTGCGAATATTATGTCAATCATTCAGTCAGCTCGCTTAAATGGTTTGGATGTGTCTGCTTATTTGACAGACGTGCTAAGACGCCTGCCTATTCAAGAGGATCTGGAGGAGTTGTTGCCTCATCGCTGGGTGCCACCGCAATAG
- the nagZ gene encoding beta-N-acetylhexosaminidase, with product MYGPLMIDVAGTELTEEDRLVLSRQEVGGIILFARNVDNPDQVRRLCDDIHQLQPDILIGVDQEGGRVARLRNGFTPLPAMGKLGDLFDADPCRALSLAYDCGYLMAAEVMAVGIDLSFAPVLDINGVSKVIGDRSFHRRTEAIVALSMQFMRGMKTAGMATTGKHFPGHGSIAPDSHVADAIDERSFEEIKRVDLQPFIQCQPWLDALMPAHVIFSQVDDKPAGFSKIWLQDIAREQLGFNGVLFSDDLSMKAAHVAGDVGARVTAALNAGCDMALVCNDRVAAIQAIETAATLPVPNQERLKAMRSHIPEWQGSLEATCAQFEYWKTAQQNVQHAFFADTMSVFVERDPTHYSH from the coding sequence ATGTATGGGCCATTAATGATCGATGTCGCTGGCACAGAATTGACTGAGGAAGACCGCTTAGTACTAAGCCGTCAGGAAGTCGGCGGTATTATTTTATTTGCACGTAACGTTGATAACCCGGATCAGGTGCGCCGCCTTTGTGATGACATTCATCAGCTACAGCCAGATATCCTTATCGGTGTCGATCAAGAAGGTGGCCGTGTGGCGCGCTTACGTAACGGTTTTACCCCGCTGCCTGCTATGGGTAAATTAGGAGACTTGTTTGACGCTGATCCTTGCCGCGCTTTGAGCCTAGCTTATGACTGTGGTTATCTGATGGCCGCAGAAGTTATGGCAGTCGGTATTGACCTTAGTTTTGCCCCAGTCTTGGATATTAATGGTGTTAGTAAAGTGATTGGCGATCGTAGCTTTCATCGCCGTACAGAAGCTATCGTGGCGCTGTCTATGCAGTTTATGCGGGGTATGAAAACCGCAGGCATGGCCACCACAGGCAAACATTTCCCTGGGCATGGCTCTATTGCTCCAGATTCTCATGTGGCAGACGCTATTGATGAACGCAGCTTTGAAGAAATCAAACGGGTTGATCTACAGCCTTTTATTCAGTGTCAGCCTTGGTTAGATGCTTTAATGCCTGCTCACGTGATCTTCAGTCAAGTGGATGATAAGCCAGCCGGCTTCTCCAAAATTTGGCTGCAGGACATTGCACGTGAACAATTGGGCTTTAACGGTGTGCTTTTCTCAGATGACCTGTCAATGAAAGCCGCTCATGTGGCGGGGGATGTGGGCGCCCGAGTCACTGCTGCTCTAAATGCCGGATGTGATATGGCTTTAGTCTGTAACGACCGTGTTGCCGCCATCCAAGCTATTGAAACTGCGGCTACTTTACCTGTGCCGAATCAAGAACGCTTAAAGGCCATGCGCAGCCATATTCCAGAATGGCAAGGTAGTTTGGAGGCGACTTGTGCTCAGTTTGAGTATTGGAAGACCGCTCAACAAAATGTGCAACACGCTTTTTTTGCTGACACCATGTCTGTGTTCGTAGAGCGTGACCCTACTCATTATAGTCACTAA
- a CDS encoding carboxy terminal-processing peptidase — MRFQPTQLVLSAAAIGVAGIVFSQSYTEAVASDKATFVATPEQRLTARQVAALLDRAHYSNKRFDSEMGLKVLEMYFDRLDPNHTLFLKSDVDELTKKYGSTFADRLKKGDLSAAQSIFNRYIQRSNEYYNFANKFLSKEVNLNRNDSVVLDREKEPRFNSAAEQQLYWERQLTLQIINLTLGQEEDKARDELYTKHPELTKGNDLILGEDRNPREVLLNRLNRQKEQLSRIKSDEIMESVLNTAMLTYDPHSNYYAPVQSVEMQVQSNLQLEGIGVTIRPYRKNPDYTQIVTLVEGGPAAKSGKVQPNDLIMAVAKDGENLQDVVGWSTREVVALIRGKRGTDVTIKVKQPNSPDAAARNIVLTRDVIEQEDAGVTHRVITVKPEGSNQEKRIGVLEIPSFYLNYQARRNGQNYRSVSIDTQNELKKLNEQNIDGLVVDLRNNPGGSLDEVAKMLGLFIKEGPLVQIRDNRGNVQVYQDEDGGKQLYSGDMVVITNMASASASEIFAAAIQDYGRGLVVGSTTTGKGSAQIQLDSLALGSATLTQRKFYRVTGGSTQNKGVVPDIPLVNIYEGAEFSERDQKHAMAWDTIKTSPYKPEGKFSSQTLATLNQQSKIRQTTNPQFVYLDTLNRVRNMEDDKKAVKLNINERRAHQKQIEQKTLDAENARRVATGNKPYASWTEYQAAVEAMFEERSRLKNDQRPKLPEDEAYVIEAAKIMLEADKLQRFQELENSR; from the coding sequence ATGAGATTTCAACCAACACAGCTGGTATTAAGTGCTGCCGCTATTGGCGTTGCGGGAATTGTTTTTTCCCAAAGTTATACCGAAGCTGTTGCTTCAGATAAAGCTACTTTTGTTGCCACTCCAGAACAAAGACTAACCGCCCGTCAAGTGGCGGCTTTATTAGATAGAGCTCACTATTCTAATAAACGTTTTGACTCAGAGATGGGTCTTAAAGTGTTAGAGATGTATTTTGATCGCCTAGATCCCAACCATACTTTATTTTTGAAATCTGATGTGGATGAATTGACCAAAAAATATGGGTCAACTTTCGCAGACAGACTTAAAAAGGGAGACTTAAGCGCGGCTCAAAGTATCTTTAATCGTTATATTCAACGCTCAAACGAATACTATAATTTTGCCAATAAGTTTTTAAGCAAAGAAGTCAATCTGAATCGCAATGATTCTGTGGTATTAGACCGAGAAAAAGAACCTCGTTTTAATAGTGCTGCAGAGCAACAGCTATACTGGGAACGTCAATTAACTCTACAGATTATCAACTTAACTTTGGGTCAAGAAGAAGATAAAGCTCGAGATGAGCTGTATACCAAGCATCCTGAGCTGACCAAAGGTAATGACTTAATCTTGGGAGAAGATCGAAACCCAAGAGAGGTGCTGCTCAATCGCTTAAACCGTCAAAAAGAACAGTTGTCGCGTATTAAAAGCGATGAGATTATGGAGTCGGTGCTAAATACCGCCATGCTGACTTATGATCCACACAGTAATTATTATGCCCCGGTACAGTCAGTCGAGATGCAAGTACAGTCTAATTTACAGTTAGAAGGCATTGGGGTGACTATTCGCCCTTATCGTAAGAATCCAGACTATACCCAAATCGTTACTTTGGTAGAGGGTGGACCAGCCGCTAAGTCAGGTAAAGTACAACCCAATGATTTAATCATGGCAGTGGCCAAAGACGGAGAGAACTTACAAGATGTGGTAGGTTGGTCGACCCGTGAAGTCGTGGCTTTGATCCGCGGTAAGCGCGGTACTGATGTTACCATAAAAGTAAAACAGCCAAACAGTCCAGATGCCGCTGCCCGCAACATTGTGTTGACCCGTGATGTGATTGAGCAAGAAGATGCTGGCGTGACCCATCGTGTTATTACTGTTAAGCCTGAGGGTAGCAATCAAGAGAAGCGCATTGGAGTGTTAGAGATTCCTAGCTTCTACCTGAACTACCAAGCACGTCGCAACGGTCAGAACTATCGCAGTGTTAGTATCGACACTCAAAATGAGCTTAAAAAGCTAAATGAGCAAAATATTGATGGCCTTGTGGTGGACCTGCGTAATAACCCAGGCGGGTCGCTTGATGAAGTGGCGAAGATGTTAGGGTTATTTATTAAAGAAGGGCCTTTGGTCCAAATTCGTGATAACCGTGGCAACGTCCAAGTGTATCAAGATGAAGATGGCGGTAAGCAGCTGTATTCGGGTGATATGGTAGTGATTACCAATATGGCCTCAGCTTCAGCCTCTGAGATTTTTGCTGCAGCTATCCAAGATTATGGCCGTGGCTTAGTAGTCGGAAGTACCACGACTGGTAAAGGCTCTGCTCAGATTCAGTTAGACAGTTTGGCTTTAGGATCTGCCACCTTGACCCAGCGTAAATTTTATCGCGTTACTGGGGGAAGTACTCAAAATAAAGGGGTAGTACCTGACATTCCTTTAGTTAATATCTATGAAGGTGCAGAATTTAGTGAGCGTGATCAAAAACATGCGATGGCTTGGGACACAATTAAGACCTCACCTTACAAACCAGAAGGTAAATTTAGCAGTCAGACATTGGCCACATTAAATCAGCAATCTAAAATTCGTCAGACCACCAATCCGCAATTCGTGTATTTAGATACTTTGAATAGAGTGCGTAATATGGAAGATGATAAAAAAGCTGTTAAGCTGAATATCAATGAGCGTCGCGCGCATCAAAAACAAATTGAGCAGAAGACTTTAGATGCTGAAAATGCGCGTCGTGTGGCCACCGGTAATAAGCCTTATGCCAGCTGGACAGAATATCAAGCGGCCGTTGAAGCAATGTTTGAAGAGCGTAGTCGTTTAAAAAATGACCAGCGTCCAAAACTACCGGAAGATGAAGCCTATGTGATTGAAGCCGCTAAAATTATGTTAGAGGCCGATAAGTTACAGAGATTTCAGGAGTTAGAAAACTCTAGATAA